A region from the Beduinella massiliensis genome encodes:
- a CDS encoding cache domain-containing protein, giving the protein MRHFQRRRLSVYWVLLASFLLMLILSTIAQAIAALQSNQILTREIERANDASLETLRASFDDTFKVLQEWCMELSLDTQLNSLIAQQGVRRSPQSAYLNVPVVKRLSEVRFASSYVGGLYIYLLKGDYVLTPEGKYSAEEYFQKHFGDGQTLTLDAWRQMHEQPFFRKYETITAQADSALNRAFLFYSLPVGAASSHSAVLGVELSMENLNRQVTQNEWLSGAYVGIIDSSGNVISLGSGGGGYSAARSLARTACT; this is encoded by the coding sequence ATGCGCCACTTTCAACGGAGACGGCTCAGCGTCTACTGGGTACTGCTTGCGTCTTTTCTGCTCATGCTGATTCTATCGACAATCGCCCAGGCGATTGCGGCGCTTCAATCCAACCAAATTCTGACCCGCGAAATCGAGCGGGCGAACGACGCCAGCCTGGAAACGCTGCGCGCGTCCTTTGACGACACGTTCAAGGTGCTGCAGGAGTGGTGCATGGAGCTGTCGCTCGACACGCAGCTCAACAGCCTGATCGCCCAGCAGGGCGTGCGGCGCAGCCCGCAGAGCGCTTACCTCAACGTGCCGGTGGTCAAACGGCTTTCGGAGGTCCGCTTTGCTTCCAGCTATGTGGGCGGCCTGTACATCTACCTGTTGAAGGGCGATTACGTGCTCACCCCGGAGGGCAAGTATTCGGCGGAAGAGTATTTTCAAAAGCACTTCGGAGACGGACAGACGCTGACGCTGGATGCGTGGCGGCAGATGCATGAACAGCCGTTTTTCCGGAAGTATGAGACGATCACCGCGCAGGCGGACAGCGCGCTGAACAGGGCGTTCCTGTTCTACAGCCTGCCGGTGGGCGCGGCTTCCTCGCACAGCGCCGTGCTGGGCGTGGAGCTGAGCATGGAGAACCTGAACCGGCAGGTAACGCAGAACGAATGGCTGTCGGGCGCGTACGTGGGCATCATCGATTCGTCCGGGAACGTGATCTCCCTCGGAAGTGGGGGGGGGGGGTACTCCGCTGCGCGCAGCTTGGCCCGGACGGCATGCACATGA